ACGGTCGCCGCCGCGCACGATATAGCGGCCGCCGTGCTTCTCGATCAGCGCGGGCACCGCGTTCTTGTAGTCCTCGTAGCGTTCGGGATCATGCACGTCGATGGTGGCGAACAGGTATGCGGTCATGACTGGTCCTGATGGTTCGGCCGGTGTGTCTGTCGGGTGATGATACCGGGTAACGCCGAACGGCACAGCCTTGTCACCCGTTATTGTCTGGCCCCGGGGGCCAAACATGACCGGAATTTCACCGGAATTTCCCGTCGATGAGAACGTCGCAAGCTTTTCCTGTCACCGGTTGAAATCCATTGTGATTCCCGTGTTTGTGGTCATTGGGTTCCCCGAAGCGGACGCTGCCGGCGTGGCGCGGGTCAAGGGCACCCCGCACACCGCGCCGTTGCTGGAAAATCTGAACAAGGTCGCGGGCGAACTCGGTATCGAGGGTCTTCCCGGACATATTCCACGCGCTGTTTCGGATGATTGTTTCAAATCACGGCGGATTGGCGTAAAACCCGGCCCCCATGGCTAACGACATCGATAAATCCCGCAAACCGTCCACGCAGGCCGCGCAGGCGCTCGGCTGGCTCGACCCGTCCACGAACGGGGTCGCGCCGCCGATCCACACGTCCACCAATTATGCCCGCGACGAGAATTACGAGAAGGTCGGCGATCGCGGTTACACCCGCGACGAGAATCCGACCTATGAACAGGTCGAGGCGCTGCTCGCGACCCTGGAAGAGGGTGCCGACGCGATGGTCTTCGGATCCGGGATGGCGGCGGCCACGACGGTAATGCTTTCGCTGGCACCCGGCGATCATGTGATCGCCCCGTCGGTCATGTATTTCGGGTTGCGGAACTGGCTGGTGAATATCGGCCGGCATTGGGGGCTGGACGTCGATTTCGTGACGCCGGGCGATACGGCGGCGATCGCCGCGGCGATCCGCCCGGGGAAAACCAAGCTGGTGTGGGTCGAAAGTCCGTGCAATCCGACATGGGATGTCACCGATATCGAGGCGGCGGCGCGTATTGCCCATGATGCCGGCGCGATACTGGGGGTCGATTCAACCGCCGCGACGCCGGTGCTGACCCGCCCCCTGGCGCACGGCGCCGATATCGTCATGCATTCCGCCACGAAGTATCTGAACGGCCATGGCGACGTGCTCGCCGGGGTGCTGGTGACGGCGCGCGAGGATGAACGCTGGGAGCGGATGAATTATCTGCGCTTCGAAAATGGGGGCATGCTGGGCGCGTTCGAGGCCTGGTTGCTGATGCGCGGCCTGCGGACGCTTTATCTGCGTGTTGAGCGGGCGTGTGCCTCGGCGCAGCGCATTGCCGAGCATCTCGCCGGGCACGCGGCGGTCGACGAGGTCCTTTATCCGGGATTGCCGGCACATGCCGGGCATGCGGTCGCGGCGCGCCAGATGGTCGGCGGCTTCGGGGGCATGATGTCGATACGTGTGAAGGGAGGCGCCGAAGAGGCGCTGAATGTCGCCAAGCAACTGAAGCTGTTTGTGCGCGCCACGTCGCTCGGGGGCGTCGAGAGCCTTGTCGAGCATCGCGCGACGGTGGAGGGCGACGACAGCCCGTTCCCCGACGATCTGCTGCGGTTGTCGATCGGCATCGAGGATGCCGACGATCTGATCGCCGATCTCGACCAGGCGCTGGCTGCGCCTGCCTGATCGGCCGTGCTTCGGGCCTGTTTAGCCCGCGGCGCGCTGTGCTTCGGGGAAGGGTACGACGGTCGCGTCGCCGCGGCCCGGTACCAGCGCCACGAGCTCGCGGCGGGCCTGTTCCAGGGCCGCCAGTTCCTTGGCGTCATCCCGGTCGATCACCTGAATACAGGACAGTTTGATCTCGACGAGATCGATCAGCGTTTCGACAGATCGTTTGGTAAAACTTGCCATCACCCAACTCCTTGGTTCGAGGTTGTGGTGAATACGATAGGGCGCATTTTATTTAAATTCGGTGAAGTTATCCGGCGCCGTTTTTCATTCGCCGTTAACCATTCGGCAACGCTGTGTGCATAGGGTTTCCCTATCCGCCACGGTCGTGGCATCACAAATTTGTGGCAACACCGGGAGCGCCGCCTATGGCCACCTCCACCGAAATCGATGTCAAACCCGATACTGCGAGTGGCGCCGGCAGCGTCATGGAGATCGCATCGGACACGGGTATTCCCCGATATAACCGCCGATTGAGCGACAAGATCCTCGCCGCCTTCAACCACGCCTATGCCGTGGGCGAGATCGAAATCGCGTCGGGAATTCGCGAAGTCCTGGCACGACTCGATCATGATGACCCGGAAGGCAAGGGCCAGCGCCGCGACGGCGCGATCGCACTCTGCCAGGCCGATCTGTGGATCGAATTTGTCGAGGCGCGAAACGACTACCGCACCGTCTGTGACAAGCCGGGCGCGAATGCGGGC
This region of Alphaproteobacteria bacterium genomic DNA includes:
- a CDS encoding PLP-dependent aspartate aminotransferase family protein is translated as MANDIDKSRKPSTQAAQALGWLDPSTNGVAPPIHTSTNYARDENYEKVGDRGYTRDENPTYEQVEALLATLEEGADAMVFGSGMAAATTVMLSLAPGDHVIAPSVMYFGLRNWLVNIGRHWGLDVDFVTPGDTAAIAAAIRPGKTKLVWVESPCNPTWDVTDIEAAARIAHDAGAILGVDSTAATPVLTRPLAHGADIVMHSATKYLNGHGDVLAGVLVTAREDERWERMNYLRFENGGMLGAFEAWLLMRGLRTLYLRVERACASAQRIAEHLAGHAAVDEVLYPGLPAHAGHAVAARQMVGGFGGMMSIRVKGGAEEALNVAKQLKLFVRATSLGGVESLVEHRATVEGDDSPFPDDLLRLSIGIEDADDLIADLDQALAAPA